A region of Paenibacillus sp. 37 DNA encodes the following proteins:
- a CDS encoding GxGYxYP domain-containing protein, protein MIRKLTFLCVALVCTTVLSASAFAATDELKHTNSLKWPQNQALPTFNKVERLDVANVYEESGDIKLLLTTLEGVINREKPRIYIQQNKVDPWLQDLNVPYKQHDIVMDVLKKYAKEIKGIIVYDPQLPDSINVATTLAGLKNAVVASPELAQQLTSAPYHLSVIEDLQDKFKNRMDAYNWQYEHLWSQTTQRMLVGLSPDTSIPIPSGNFDSFQTVGVEKEQIRDASNRKTYDYDLSSYLGKEAVYLRFNDAFPQDGWGPAVHQVTVKADGQILADFKTGSSEEEAFLYDRHNSKFLPGSDHRFADNGNYFVYEFKPAADTKQLTVTIEMWNQYKVSASNVQPLSSEEKEPYGYLRDYAVANKAMVFWLSTSVPEEKALFEKILSDVKPGTPYLGWFDNDFEGEVAGIELTSRHGVYVVPSDWFHNMTVFSGTNVKQQPAPKPVKSKLENKIYVTYTFGEGDNLQYDQNHMRNLWADPARGKVPINWTSSPLLYDAAPAILNYYRSTATPNDQLVAGPSGVGYFNPNVWPTDTFPEYLKQTFSYLKKTNMSYPFVLNRELGKDVPLSDSIAAAYEKNYKLPGLFLAGEDKANVQIMNGSLPVSILRGISTVQDGKDILNRTKTEWDGKSPTFISVGINAWSMTPSDVLAITESLGAEFQVVNADEYFSLIRKAYGFSK, encoded by the coding sequence ATGATTCGTAAATTAACCTTTTTGTGTGTTGCCCTGGTCTGTACAACCGTGTTATCGGCTAGTGCATTTGCTGCCACAGATGAGTTGAAGCATACCAACTCTTTGAAGTGGCCGCAAAATCAAGCGCTTCCAACTTTCAATAAAGTAGAACGTTTGGATGTGGCGAATGTATATGAGGAATCTGGCGATATCAAATTGCTTTTGACGACGCTTGAAGGGGTAATCAATCGAGAAAAGCCGCGAATCTACATTCAACAGAATAAAGTAGACCCTTGGCTGCAGGACTTGAACGTCCCTTATAAGCAGCATGACATCGTAATGGATGTTCTCAAGAAATATGCAAAAGAGATCAAAGGCATTATCGTATATGATCCGCAGCTGCCGGACTCCATTAATGTGGCAACGACACTTGCCGGACTCAAAAATGCTGTTGTTGCCAGTCCTGAACTGGCTCAACAATTGACTTCTGCACCGTATCACCTGTCGGTAATCGAAGACTTGCAGGACAAGTTCAAGAATCGTATGGATGCATACAACTGGCAGTATGAGCATCTCTGGAGCCAGACGACTCAACGAATGTTGGTCGGATTGAGTCCAGACACCTCCATCCCGATTCCGTCCGGAAATTTTGATTCATTCCAAACGGTTGGAGTCGAGAAGGAACAGATTCGTGATGCAAGCAACAGGAAGACCTATGACTATGACTTGTCATCCTATTTGGGAAAAGAAGCGGTCTACCTCCGCTTTAATGATGCCTTTCCTCAGGATGGCTGGGGGCCTGCCGTTCATCAAGTGACGGTGAAAGCAGATGGACAGATTCTTGCGGATTTCAAAACGGGTTCTTCTGAGGAAGAAGCATTTCTCTATGACCGACATAACTCCAAATTTTTGCCTGGTAGCGATCACCGCTTCGCAGATAACGGAAACTACTTTGTATACGAATTTAAGCCTGCAGCGGACACAAAGCAACTAACCGTGACGATCGAGATGTGGAACCAATACAAGGTATCTGCGAGCAATGTTCAACCACTCTCGTCAGAAGAAAAGGAACCTTATGGCTATCTCCGCGATTATGCTGTAGCGAACAAAGCCATGGTGTTCTGGTTGTCTACCAGTGTGCCAGAAGAAAAGGCGCTATTTGAGAAGATTCTGTCTGATGTAAAACCAGGGACACCTTATCTGGGTTGGTTCGACAATGATTTTGAAGGCGAAGTTGCTGGCATAGAACTCACATCTCGTCATGGTGTCTATGTTGTTCCTTCCGACTGGTTCCATAACATGACCGTATTTTCAGGAACAAACGTAAAACAACAGCCTGCTCCCAAACCGGTAAAATCCAAGCTGGAGAACAAAATCTATGTAACCTATACCTTTGGGGAAGGTGACAACCTGCAATACGATCAGAATCATATGCGCAACCTGTGGGCTGATCCCGCTCGGGGTAAAGTGCCCATCAACTGGACTTCCAGTCCGTTACTCTACGATGCAGCGCCTGCCATTCTAAACTATTACCGTTCAACGGCGACACCAAATGATCAGCTAGTTGCAGGCCCATCCGGAGTGGGTTACTTCAATCCAAATGTCTGGCCAACAGACACATTCCCGGAGTATCTGAAACAAACCTTCTCTTATCTGAAGAAAACAAACATGTCGTACCCTTTTGTGCTCAATCGTGAACTTGGAAAAGACGTTCCGCTGAGTGATTCGATTGCAGCTGCGTATGAGAAGAACTATAAACTTCCAGGCCTGTTCCTCGCAGGCGAGGACAAAGCCAATGTTCAAATCATGAATGGCAGCCTACCGGTTTCCATTCTGCGAGGCATCTCAACGGTGCAGGATGGTAAAGATATTTTGAATCGTACCAAGACCGAATGGGATGGCAAATCTCCAACGTTTATTTCGGTTGGGATTAATGCATGGAGCATGACCCCATCGGATGTGCTGGCGATTACGGAATCTCTTGGAGCCGAGTTCCAGGTAGTTAATGCGGACGAATATTTCTCGCTGATCCGAAAAGCGTACGGCTTTTCCAAGTAA
- a CDS encoding carotenoid biosynthesis protein → MGDITVVPVWIIQDIIVLIAAVLMVFYILDKETHPKTVLLQFIGFVFFYAAVFEITASSLGEGFYAYGRSILMLFNIPITVPIIEFLIIYSTLRVLKSVNIPSWTKPFITGLSAMVFDFSLDPVAVKQIFQTTDGLMARWTYYPLAGEPQIYGEPVMNFTGWIYIAGYWTVFILIGEWWHKKKGYSKSIGYIYPFLAAILSLACMFSPLSNFLNYMGPFFERTSNMQWVMLITLSVITIGILALAFIKFWDRKVNYSITPKKDFPIMFTFVGFPLVNTIFCIIGGYTEVLWLVALAQIFLLLGWIGIYIMGKKASPITK, encoded by the coding sequence ATGGGTGATATAACTGTAGTACCTGTATGGATAATTCAAGATATTATAGTCTTAATTGCTGCTGTTCTAATGGTTTTCTATATCCTTGATAAGGAAACACATCCCAAAACGGTTCTACTGCAGTTTATAGGTTTTGTGTTTTTTTACGCAGCCGTTTTTGAAATTACTGCTTCATCGCTTGGGGAAGGTTTTTACGCCTATGGGCGGAGTATTTTAATGTTATTTAATATACCGATTACTGTCCCTATTATTGAGTTTCTGATCATTTATTCAACTTTGCGTGTTCTAAAGTCTGTAAATATACCATCCTGGACTAAACCATTTATTACGGGATTGAGCGCTATGGTTTTTGACTTTTCACTGGACCCGGTGGCTGTCAAACAGATATTTCAGACTACAGATGGACTCATGGCAAGATGGACTTATTATCCGCTAGCCGGTGAGCCTCAAATCTATGGGGAACCTGTGATGAATTTTACAGGATGGATTTATATAGCGGGATATTGGACCGTCTTTATTCTAATTGGAGAATGGTGGCATAAAAAGAAAGGCTACAGTAAATCAATTGGTTATATCTATCCGTTTCTGGCGGCCATTCTGTCATTAGCCTGTATGTTCTCACCTTTATCTAACTTCCTTAATTATATGGGGCCGTTCTTCGAAAGAACCTCTAATATGCAATGGGTGATGTTGATTACACTTTCTGTAATTACAATCGGAATTTTAGCATTAGCTTTTATAAAGTTTTGGGACCGGAAGGTTAATTATTCAATCACGCCCAAAAAAGATTTTCCTATCATGTTTACTTTCGTAGGGTTCCCCCTAGTCAATACTATATTTTGCATTATAGGCGGTTATACGGAAGTGTTGTGGCTGGTCGCTCTGGCTCAGATTTTCTTATTGCTAGGCTGGATTGGAATTTACATTATGGGTAAAAAAGCAAGTCCAATCACGAAATAA